Proteins encoded by one window of Pseudonocardia sp. HH130629-09:
- a CDS encoding YbaB/EbfC family nucleoid-associated protein has protein sequence MESFTAEQPSAGRTWLDEYRTRIDTIRLRAEEARDRVATVTATARTRDGAVVVTVDAYGTLTDLQLGVRAEELPRARLAETVLRLSREAAADAAAQVAAIVEPLTAGGGR, from the coding sequence ATGGAGTCCTTCACCGCCGAGCAGCCCTCCGCCGGGCGGACCTGGCTGGACGAGTACCGCACCCGCATCGACACGATCCGGCTCCGGGCCGAGGAGGCCCGGGACCGGGTGGCGACGGTGACGGCGACCGCGCGCACCCGCGACGGCGCGGTCGTTGTCACCGTCGACGCGTACGGGACGCTGACCGACCTGCAGCTCGGCGTGCGGGCCGAGGAGCTGCCGCGGGCCCGGCTCGCCGAGACGGTCCTGCGGCTGAGCCGGGAGGCCGCCGCCGACGCCGCGGCGCAGGTGGCGGCCATCGTGGAGCCGCTGACGGCGGGCGGCGGGCGGTGA
- a CDS encoding HD domain-containing protein, whose product MSGAGELRRLRDVVAGDMAGADVAHDLGHLDRVAGLSARLAVREGLDGFVAAVAAYVHDHHRAAEARLGRVIAPAEVRDDARDALRRGGVAEPLWDPVLDAVEATGRYSFSEAATAPTADRIAACLHDADMLDAMGATGIARAFAYGGAIGEPLWDPGAGVASGGYRSGPTGSVVAHFHEKLLRLRGELRTAAGREMGERRHAALEEFLRRFREEWIEVHGDEGGAPPEV is encoded by the coding sequence GTGAGCGGCGCCGGGGAGCTGCGACGGCTGCGCGACGTCGTCGCCGGTGACATGGCCGGTGCGGACGTCGCGCACGACCTCGGGCACCTCGACCGGGTCGCCGGGCTGTCGGCCCGGCTGGCGGTGCGGGAGGGGCTCGACGGGTTCGTCGCCGCCGTCGCCGCGTACGTGCACGACCACCACCGGGCGGCCGAGGCACGGCTCGGCCGGGTCATCGCGCCCGCGGAGGTCCGCGACGACGCCCGGGACGCACTGCGCCGCGGCGGGGTCGCCGAGCCGCTGTGGGACCCGGTGCTCGACGCCGTCGAGGCCACCGGCCGCTACTCGTTCTCCGAGGCGGCCACCGCGCCCACCGCGGACCGGATCGCCGCCTGCCTGCACGACGCCGACATGCTCGACGCGATGGGCGCCACCGGCATCGCCCGCGCGTTCGCCTATGGCGGCGCGATCGGCGAGCCCCTGTGGGACCCGGGTGCTGGCGTCGCGAGCGGTGGCTACCGGTCCGGGCCGACCGGCTCGGTCGTCGCCCACTTCCACGAGAAGCTGCTCCGGCTGCGCGGCGAGCTGCGTACCGCCGCCGGCCGCGAGATGGGCGAGCGGCGGCACGCGGCCCTGGAGGAGTTCCTGCGCCGGTTCCGCGAGGAGTGGATCGAGGTCCACGGCGATGAAGGCGGCGCCCCGCCCGAGGTCTAG
- the clpB gene encoding ATP-dependent chaperone ClpB codes for MDSFNPTTRTQQAISAAAQAATLAGNPDVGPTHLLGALLAQGDGIAAPLLAAVGADADAVRSELTALGNRLPSASGSSVSAPQLSRDALAAITAAQQLATEMGDEYVSTEHLLVGLARSGGPVAQLLQRHGATPDALREAFGKVRGSARVTSPDPEGSYQALEKYGQDLTARAREGELDPVIGRDTEIRRVVQVLSRRTKNNPVLIGEPGVGKTAIVEGLAQRIVAGDVPESLRGKRVVALDLGSMVAGAKYRGEFEERLKAVLKEITDSAGEVITFIDELHTIVGAGASGEGAMDAGNMIKPMLARGELRMVGATTLDEYRQHIEKDPALERRFQQVLVGEPSVEDTVGILRGLKERYEVHHGVRITDAALVAAATLSDRYITARFLPDKAIDLVDEAASRLRMEIDSRPVEIDTVERAVRRLEIEEMALEKESDAASADRLVALRAELAEKREELAALTARWQNEKGAIEATRELKEQLEQLRGESERAERDGDLGRAAELRYGRIPALEKELAEKTAVVEKHEDVMLKEEVGPDDVADVVSSWTGVPAGRMLEGETAKLLRMEDELGRRVVGQAEAVRVVSDAVRRTRAGVADENRPTGSFLFLGPTGVGKTELAKALAEFLFDDERAMIRIDMSEYSEKHSVARLVGAPPGYVGYDQGGQLTEAVRRRPYSVVLLDEVEKAHPDVFDTLLQVLDDGRLTDGQGRTVDFRSTILVLTSNLGSQAIADPSLDDKGRKDAVMSVVRSHFKPEFLNRLDDVVVFHALSTEELTHIVDIQVGVLARRLAKRRLSLEVTDAAREWLALNGFDPVYGARPLRRLVQSAIGDQLARELLSGGVREGDTVRVDLDPSADGGTGALVVGKALEPVAIAN; via the coding sequence ATGGACTCCTTCAACCCCACCACCCGTACCCAGCAGGCCATCTCCGCAGCCGCCCAGGCCGCGACGCTGGCCGGGAACCCCGATGTCGGGCCCACCCACCTGCTGGGTGCCCTGCTGGCCCAGGGCGACGGCATCGCCGCGCCGCTGCTGGCCGCCGTCGGGGCGGACGCGGACGCCGTCCGATCCGAGCTGACCGCGCTGGGCAACCGGCTGCCGTCGGCCTCGGGGTCGTCGGTGAGCGCGCCGCAGCTGTCCCGTGACGCGCTGGCCGCCATCACCGCGGCCCAGCAGCTCGCCACCGAGATGGGTGACGAGTACGTCTCCACCGAGCACCTGCTCGTCGGGCTCGCGCGGTCCGGCGGCCCGGTCGCCCAGCTCCTGCAGCGCCACGGCGCCACGCCGGACGCGCTGCGCGAGGCGTTCGGCAAGGTCCGCGGCTCCGCCCGGGTGACCAGCCCCGACCCCGAGGGCAGCTACCAGGCCCTGGAGAAGTACGGCCAGGACCTCACCGCCCGCGCGCGCGAGGGTGAACTCGACCCGGTCATCGGCCGGGACACCGAGATCCGCCGCGTCGTCCAGGTGTTGTCGCGGCGCACCAAGAACAACCCGGTGCTCATCGGTGAGCCGGGCGTCGGCAAGACCGCGATCGTCGAGGGCCTGGCCCAGCGGATCGTGGCCGGTGACGTGCCCGAGTCGCTGCGCGGCAAGCGGGTCGTCGCCCTCGACCTGGGGTCGATGGTGGCCGGCGCGAAGTACCGCGGCGAGTTCGAGGAGCGGCTCAAGGCCGTCCTCAAGGAGATCACCGACTCCGCGGGCGAGGTCATCACCTTCATCGACGAGCTGCACACGATCGTCGGTGCGGGCGCGTCCGGTGAGGGCGCGATGGACGCCGGCAACATGATCAAGCCGATGCTCGCCCGCGGTGAGCTGCGGATGGTCGGCGCGACCACGCTCGACGAGTACCGCCAGCACATCGAGAAGGACCCGGCGCTGGAGCGCCGCTTCCAGCAGGTGCTCGTCGGGGAGCCGTCGGTCGAGGACACCGTCGGCATCCTGCGCGGGCTCAAGGAGCGTTACGAGGTGCACCACGGCGTCCGGATCACCGATGCCGCGCTCGTCGCCGCCGCCACCCTGTCCGACCGCTACATCACCGCCCGGTTCCTGCCGGACAAGGCCATCGACCTGGTCGACGAGGCCGCGTCCCGGCTCCGGATGGAGATCGACTCGCGCCCGGTGGAGATCGACACCGTGGAGCGGGCCGTCCGTCGCCTCGAGATCGAGGAGATGGCGCTGGAGAAGGAGTCCGACGCGGCCTCGGCCGACCGGCTCGTCGCGCTGCGCGCCGAGCTGGCCGAGAAGCGCGAGGAGCTGGCCGCGCTGACCGCGCGCTGGCAGAACGAGAAGGGCGCCATCGAGGCGACCCGCGAGCTCAAGGAGCAGCTGGAGCAGCTGCGCGGTGAGTCCGAGCGGGCCGAGCGCGACGGCGACCTGGGCCGCGCCGCGGAGCTGCGCTACGGCCGCATCCCGGCGCTGGAGAAGGAGCTCGCGGAGAAGACCGCCGTCGTCGAGAAGCACGAGGACGTGATGCTCAAGGAGGAGGTCGGCCCGGACGACGTCGCCGACGTCGTCAGCTCCTGGACCGGCGTGCCCGCCGGCCGGATGCTGGAGGGCGAGACCGCTAAGCTCCTGCGCATGGAGGACGAGCTGGGCCGGCGCGTGGTCGGCCAGGCCGAGGCCGTGCGCGTGGTGTCCGACGCGGTGCGCCGGACGCGTGCCGGCGTCGCGGACGAGAACCGGCCCACCGGGTCGTTCCTGTTCCTCGGGCCCACCGGCGTCGGCAAGACCGAGCTGGCCAAGGCGCTGGCCGAGTTCCTGTTCGACGACGAGCGGGCGATGATCCGCATCGACATGAGCGAGTACTCCGAGAAGCACTCGGTGGCCCGCCTCGTCGGTGCCCCTCCCGGCTACGTCGGGTACGACCAGGGCGGTCAGCTCACCGAGGCGGTGCGGCGGCGTCCCTACAGCGTCGTGCTGCTCGACGAGGTCGAGAAGGCCCACCCGGACGTCTTCGACACGCTCCTGCAAGTGCTCGACGACGGCCGGCTCACCGACGGCCAGGGCCGCACGGTGGACTTTCGCAGCACGATCCTGGTGCTGACGTCCAACCTGGGCAGCCAGGCCATCGCCGACCCCTCGCTGGACGACAAGGGCCGCAAGGACGCCGTCATGTCGGTCGTCCGGTCGCACTTCAAGCCGGAGTTCCTCAACCGGCTCGACGACGTCGTGGTCTTCCACGCGCTGTCGACCGAGGAGCTGACCCACATCGTCGACATCCAGGTCGGCGTGCTGGCGCGGCGGCTCGCGAAGCGGCGGCTCTCGCTGGAGGTCACCGACGCGGCCCGCGAGTGGCTCGCGCTCAACGGGTTCGACCCGGTCTACGGGGCGCGTCCGCTGCGCCGGCTGGTGCAGTCCGCGATCGGCGACCAGCTCGCCCGCGAGCTGCTGTCCGGCGGCGTCCGCGAGGGCGACACGGTCCGGGTGGACCTGGACCCCTCGGCCGACGGCGGGACAGGTGCCCTGGTCGTCGGCAAGGCACTGGAGCCGGTCGCGATCGCGAACTGA